The stretch of DNA GTAGAAGTAGGCTAGTGAAGATAACTTAAACATCCCTACAGCCACACAACTTGCAGGAACTTTACGAAACTAAACCTAAAGACCCCTTTTGTCGCTTTTCAAGTCTCTCTGTCAGACAGCGACAGAGGCCGGCAAACCGTGAACACTAAACGTGACGTGATGAATACGGCCACTGGTGGCGCTGCGGATCTCTCACCGACCGGGAGCCAGGCGGGGACACGACATCTGTTCGCCTCATCCTCGCTAACTCGCCGGGGAGACGGTGCCGATAAAACCGCTGCCAGACCGAAAAGCTTTCGCGCTGCGAGCTTTGCAGCCAGACTTGGAGCGAAAACACACAGAGTGCCCGTGCCTCTCCGTGCGGTTCATCACCGCGGAAAGGCGGAAGCCGATCCGGCAGCTGTTCAGCCGGATGGTGCTGAAACGAACGCGACTGAACCTCCCAGGGCCGCGTCGGTGTTTGAAACTGAGGAGAGAATCCACCACCCTCCGGATTCTCGCCGATACCTTCGTCTGCCCTGTCTTAGAAGATCCAAGAGGGACTGGGAACCAGACGGATCAAACCGTGTCTTGAGGGGAAGAGGGCCGAGGAACGacgagaaagaagaggaggaggaggaggccacagCGGGCTGTAGTGCAAGTCCGTGTGGGGGGAACGCCGGAGTGTGTGGGCAGACCGAACTCCTGTACATAAGCAAAATACTCAAGAGACGCAGAAAAATGCAAACGAACTCAACACCGGAACCGGCCGCGGAGGACTCCAACGCCGAACCCGGAACTGAGCAGGAGAGGGCCCTCCGTGATGAGATCGAGAGACTGGAGGATGAAAATGAGGACCTTAAGGTACGAGGGGAAATCCCATCGTTGTTTTCATGTTACCACTACCTGCTTTCATGGTGGtcaaatttctgcatttctGCATTTCTGCGTTTGTGATTGTGATATGTTTGATTGTGGGTTACAGTGTGAGATCGATGAGATGCGGGCGGAAATGGACGAAATGCGCGATACGTTCTACgaggaggacacacaccagctgcagGAAATGCGGAGAGAGCTCGAGAGAGCGAACAAGAGCTGCCGAATCCTGCAATACCGGCTTCGAAAGGCCGAGAGGAAACGGGCACGGTTTGCACAGAGCGGGGAGGTGGACGACGAGGTGCTTCGGAACCTTGAGCAGGAACTTAAGGTTCGCTTCTAACCAATCAGTGTGTCTGGACGTGGAGATGGATgggtgtgcgactgtgcgtgtgtgcgtgtgtgtgtgtgcgcgctcggaGGCGCGTGCGCGTGACTGTGTTTACTGTGGGGTGTGGGAGTGCCTtctcttttgtgttttagcagcAAGAGAccttgacatgtgtgtgtgtgtgtgtgtgtgtgtgtgtgtgtgtgtgtgtgtgtgtgtgtgtgtgtgtgtgtgtgtgtgtgtgtgtgtgtgagtgtgtgagagagagagataaattagagaatgtgcctgtgtgagtgagtgagtgtaagagagagagagagatgaaagatcAGTTGAAATGTCAGCCTGCCGTAGGAAGTGACCCAGTATAACCTGAGATCATAGGAggaggctgtggctgtggctgtgatgAGCAACGCCAATAACAACAGCCATGTATATCTGGGGTTGATCAGGGGTTCCTGTGCAGGATTTGCTATAATAGAACGCCACACAGCCCCTAGAGCGGGCTTTATATGCCACAACTGAAGATAAAAGAACTTCACCCTCTTGCTCGCACCCAAGTGTGAAGGGAATTATTAAAGCAAGCCTTTATCCCTCATTTTTCATGCAAAGcaagagccagtgtgtgtgaaagagagagagagagagagatagagagtgtctgtctgtctgactgactgtcggtatgtgtttgtgagagagagaatccctAGCGATGTGTGGAAAGACGTGTGGCGCAAACGTCAAGTCAAGTTATTTGTATTTATCTCCTAGTTTGTCTAACTCGCATACACCATCTCTCTTCTAGGAGCTTCATAATGTGTAAAACAGACTTGTAGGTGTAAAAAAGACAAGTGCAGGCTCCCAAAGTGGTGTAAATAATTAAACAAGCCTTTTACATACTGGGCTAACGACACCATCGTGTCAGCTTGCATCTTCAGGGTGTGGAGGGTAAAACCGGTCTTTGTGTTTGACAGGTGGCAAAGCAGATGTCTGTGAAGTGCAATATATCTGGTTGAAAAtatcatgtatgtacagtatagcagaTAGTTACAGTATAGTCTGCACTGTGAGATAGCACACCTTCTACAACAGTacagttatatactgtatatatcagtactgtatatattgttTGTATGTGACAGATGGAAattgagatacagtatgtaaaacGGTATAGGTCTATTTATTTAGTAGTAGATAATACAGCATAGTATAGCTACTAGatcattttgtaattgttcactgttcatttaatttgtattgttatttatttgtatgtcgctttggacaaaggcgtctgctaaataaccataaccataaccataaccataaccataaccataaccataaccattttATATGTGATTACAGTATTTTGATGTGTATGCTTTCAAAACAGAGTATACAGTTTTTATGTGGCAGATGTAAAAGAAGGTGTCCATGAGGTATATCAATTGACAATTGATaatgcagtgtagtgtagtgtagtgtagtactgTATATCTAGAAAATAATTTTTGTACATGAACACAGTATATCTTTGTTTGTGATGaacatttttattgttttaacATTGTTGGAGTGGGAGGAGTTACAGACATATCCAAAATCATATGTGACTGTTGAATGGAaacacagtactgtatatcttgAGGAAGAAGTCAAATGTTCCGTGTGGCAGGTGGCGAAGGATGTGTCCGTGCGTCTGCACCACGAGctggagaaggtggaggagaagcGCACCAAGACGGAGGAGGAGAACGACAAACTGCGAGAGAACCTCATCGCGCTGGAGGTGACCAAACAGGCCCTGCAGAGCGAAGTGGAGAAGCACAAAATGGTGAGGCACTTTATGCTTTATTCATGGGACACAAATGTTGTTACAGTGCAGGTATACTGCTGTTCTAGCAGAAGGGGTCACAGTGTTTTAGCGCAACAATTgctcacctctctctgtgtggcttTGTTTGaaccactttgtttgtttcccattGTCCCAGTCAGGACTGTGCAAATGCAACACACTGCATTTATAGCTCTTTTCAAGGCactcaaagtgcttcacagtgaagggggaacctcactacccaccaccaatgtgtggcacccacctgggtgatgcatgGCAGCCATTGGGTGGattcgacttgatgtagccATCATATGATGACTACAGACGTGATTATTTTGGAGATTCCGATAAATTTTCAAGCCGGAATTGTGCATACgtttagcctgggtgttcccatcctgccttgcgcggtgatttcaatcacgcagctaaggcagtctggaaactaacacccacattttcgcctgatgttggcgaccaatcacagaacaggggagaaagcaagaccatgatgagctatgtatgcacagacgcatttgatagacatccgtggcgcccaatgaacggatctgggcattttttcaaatacgagaaaatgaacgtctggttgccagaccacgtctcctttgagaagtggtaggcgctagccaggctagcataCGTTATGGTTGAAACTAagcgtatcagaatctcagaaatagtCACGTCTGCAGTTgtcttaagacggctacatcaagtcgaatCCACCTATTATGTGCCAAGAACGCTCACCACAGCAGCTTGAGGTAGAGAGTGAGGAAATAGATGAATGAACCAATTACACTGAGGGATGATTAGGGGACCAGATTGAATGAGCCATGCTGGAAATTCAGCCAGGACACCCGAGAACCCCCTACTCTTTGCCATAAGTGCCACGGCATCTTTACAGTAATGACCGGTGTGAGTCAGGACTTTAGTTTAACGTCTCATCGGAAGGACGGCATGTCATGCAGCACGGTGTCTCCATCACTGCGCTGGGGCACTGGGATGGATCTTTTGTGAGAGGGAGGCGAGGCAGCGGGAGTGAACCTACCACCAAGTCAAGAGAGGACCTGCACACCTTGATAGGGTTTTTGCAGGTGCAGCTTTTTAAAGGTTCAATATTACAAGAGGTATGAAAAAGCGCAACACTGCTGCTTTAGAATCACCACTTTATTTGACTAGAGTGACGTTTCGGCACTAGGCCTTCATCAGAACCTAGTGGTGAACCTACCACCaacatagcctgggtgttcccatcctgccttgcgtgcAATTTCATTcgcgctgctaaggcagtctgcaAACTACCGCCCtattttttgcctgagataggggaccaatcgcagaacaggggggaaagcaagaagatgatgagctatgcacagacgcatttgatagacatccgtggcacccaatgaacggatcggagcatttttttttcaaatacgagaaaattaacgtttggttgccagaccacctCTCATTTGAAAattggtaggcgctagccaggctaccacCAACACCACTTCCAGTAGCAACTTAGTTTTCCAAGGAGGTACAGTACTTTATCCCATCAAAGTGGTAACCAAGCCTACACCTGCTTAGCTTCAGTATTTCAGAAGAGACAGTTGGTCCGTTGGTCGGTCTGCTGGCCAACATCATCTTGATGTGAGATATACTATAGTCAGCATTACCAACAATTTTTTTATCATTGTTTTTATCAACAAAATTGGTGTCATTAACATACCGAATTAGCTCACTGCTAATGATAATTTTTCatctggtgatgatgatgacgacgatgatgatgatgaagtcaGACAAGTCTAAGGTTCTCTCATCCCAGCTCTGTTTGCAGGATCAGAGAAAATACAGAAACTGGGACAACATACAAAAATGCTACCATTTATCCAGACATTACAGGAATAAAGACAGCAGTCAAATCCCTTCAATGCACATTTGATCTTGGCTGGGATTCCATATTTAGCTCTGGCTCAGTGGGAAGGAGACTGCTGGTGTCAGAGGAAGGACAATCATGTCTGTCTCATGGATGAGTCAGTTGTATTATAACGAGGACAATAATCCTGCTCTGTGTCGCTGAGATAATTCCTACAGTCGCTCAGTCACAAGGATGCTCTCGagacaaaatgtgttttactaTGACTGTGCACTTTATGGCCATTAGCCTGGAGATTAGACTATGAATTTATACATTATATGTCTTATTCTTCAATTAGAAATAACCTTACGCTATACAGGTATATACAAGGTATGCTTTTAGTTTTGTCTTTCAtaagaatatacagtatggttgTGATCGTTGCATTGTCTTCAGATGGAACAACAGTATCTGATGGTGAAATGTTTTTCCTTTGCCTCAGCCACAGAAGAGAAGAGGCAGTAAAGAGAAGTCTGAGAGGAGGACCACACCCACTGAGGTACTTATATCATTCTCACCTGTTCAGgtgttcagtaggcctacatgtactATTTTACTGTACATTAATAACCCATACATTAGGTTGACATTCATTTAACTGCAAAGAGCAAAAGCAGCACTTACACAGATAATGGTAATGTTCTGTCCTGATCACTGCTGAGGTCCTTATTAATATCCTTTAAGGCTGCATAGCACTTTTCACAATGTAGTTATACATTCTGGCCGCGTATTGTTGCCcacaatgcaaacaaacaaacagactccTACTCTAGGCTCATACCACTGAGATTTGAGGTTATTAGCTTAGCGTTGTTTTCATGATCCCTTATCCAAAGTGGTTTACCGTAAAGCCTGCCTTAATCACCCATATCTGATTATCCTTaatggattattattatgatggaTGGCCAGGTCGTGAGGTTTATTAGCTGTGCAGTGCTGAGTTAAGCCACTAGGTGGAAGTATTGTTCAGTGCAGTTGAGATGCCTTTACCTAACAGGTTTGTGGACTCCTATCATAATGGtggagatgtactgtagctatTACAGTACACCTGAATCTGTCTCAAAAATAACAACTTTGTATAGTTTGTGCAGATATTAGAAATCATAGGTACTACTGTCGTATGCAGTGCCAATGTCCTTTGGCATCTTAATTGACACTGACTGGCATTGCAGCACATGAAGACCTCATGATGCTTTTACTCTGCATCCATGTGCCTGGTTGTGGCTGTGATGTTGACACTAAATCTGACTGTGCATGGGCACGGAAGGAATAACACCTGCGCCAATGCTGTTAGCAGAGATGTGGTGTTATTTTATACCGTGTACTGTATAATGCTTGTTGGCTAGACAGACGGACAGGAGACAGAATTGAAACGTAATTATGTTGACATGTATCCAAATGGAACGGGGAGAGGTTGCATAAccttcctccatcacctcccagCAATGTGTCAGCTATGTCACGCCACGCCGTTTatttgattgtgtttgtttgtgccgtCGTCAGGACGACGACAACGACGACCTGCGCTGCCAGCTGGCCTTCCTGAACGAGGAAGGGGAGCtgctgaggaagaggatggtggGCGTGGAGAAGGAGCGCGAGGCGGCCGAGCAGCAGCTGCACCAGTACCGCACGCTCTACGGCGAGCTGCCGCCCAGCCACCCGCCGCACACGCCGCTGCACCCCAAGGGCGAGGCCGCCGGGCCGCCCAGCACCCGCGAGGCCGAGCTCAAGCTCCGCCTGCgcctggtggaggaggaggccgacGCCCTGAGCCGCAAGATCgtggagctggaggtggagaACCGCGGCCTGCGCGCCGAGCTGAGCGACCTGCGGGGCGACGAGACgctgggaggaggaggcgcaggaggaggaggaggtggcggcaTGGGCCGGCTGCAGGGCCCGGGGCTGTCCGAGCTCAGGGAGCAGctcctgctgctggaggaggaggccgagctGCTGCGGAGGAACCTGTCGGAGGCCGAGGAGCGCAACGAGCGGATGACCGCCGAGCTGCAGACGCTGCGCTGCCGGGAAGCGGGTGgcctcggaggaggaggagggtccggcggcggcggcggcatcgGGTCGGAGTCCGTGCAGGAGGAGCTGCGCGCGGCCCGCCGGCAGGTCAACGCGCTGGCCGGCAAGGTCCTGCAGCTGCAGACGGAGAAGCGGCGGCTGATGAGCGACCCGCTGCTGGCCGCCTCCACCTCGGACCTGTCGGTCGGCTCGCGCGACAGCCCCACGCCCGGCGAGGCCGAGACGCACCCGTCCTCGCGCCAGAGGGAGGGGCCCGTGGGCGGCGAGAGCGACCCGGACGAGGTGCTGATGACCGGCGGGGGGGGCTCGTCCTGGTCCCAGCTGCTCGTCGACTCCCGGCCGTCCTCGGCCTTGGGccggagcggcggcggcggcgtccggCAGCCCCTGATTGGCTGCCAGCAGATGGTGGACATCCGCCAGGAGGCCGAGCGACTGGGCGGCACCATCGAGCGGCTCATCAGCGACACCAGCTCCATCATCACCGAGGCCCACACCGgcgcgtcctcctcctcctcctcttcctcctcatcgtcGGCGGCGGGGTCCGTCGTCAACGGCAACCTGATGGCGCAGGACGAGGGGCCGGCGGCGGAGGCGGGCAGCGGGAGTGGGCGGGAGCAGGAGCTGCTGCAGCGAATCAACGGCCAGATGAAGGGCTTCCGGAGAGACCTGCAGGGCTTCATCCAACGGCTGGAGCCGCCCAGGGGACAGGGTCGCGACCCCGAGGAaacgtctgtgagtgtgtgtacgcgtcTATCTATGTGCTAACCGcacgcgtgtctgtgtgtgtgtgtgtgtgtgtgtgttgtacagtaggGTGCACgtgtcattgtgtgtatgtgtaagcatgAGTATATTACTTGTCTGCAAGTGTCCATAGGGTTTTATCTATGTgctaaccgtgtgtgtgtgtgtgtgtgtgtgtgtgtgtgtgtgtgtgtgtgtgcgcacgcgtgtgtgtgtgtgtgtgtgtgtgtgtgtgtgtgtgtgtgtgtgtgtttgtgtgtgtgggtgtgtgtgtgtctagtagggtgtactgtatgtgtcattgattgcttgcttgtgtgcatgagtgtgtatacCCACCTAtctatgtgagtgtatgtgtgtgtgcctgtgttagTAGGGTGTACATTGTGTCCATGTGTAAGCATGAGTGTATTacatgtttgttggtgtgtgcgcgtgtctatGTTGTGTTCTGCTCTCTTGCAGTTGCAGTTGAGGGATGATGTGTGAAGTATCCTATATCAACTTGtcaatgtgtgcttgtgtgcatgtgtgagcatgtaggtgtatttttttgtgttttaatgttaatgtttgtgtgtgtgtgtgtgtgtgtctatgtgtgtgtctgatattaatgaatgtctgtcaaaatgtgtatgtgagtttttgtggctttgcatgtgtgtatgtgtgtgtgtgtgcaaagcattCTGGGTTTGATCAGACCTGTCTAAACCTGTAACTTACTTCCATCATGGTTTGGATAAGTAATGATTCCCCTATGTTAAgtttcaaacaaaaacattaatttGTGTGGGTGAACCTGTTGGATAATCGCTGACCTGTCACTTTGCTTCACTGATAccttctcctctgcctctctccctccctctctctctctctctctctctctctctctctctctctctctctccctccctctctctctctgtttgtgtctttccgtcttctttttttcagcagatgTTTCAGCCCATCATTTTGCTCATCCTGATGCTAGTGctcttctcatccctctcttatGCCACCATCTTCAAACTCGTCTTCCTCTTCACCCTCTTCTTCGTTCTCTAGTCTCAGAGAGCTCTCTTTATTATTTCGCATTGCTATAcatttcattcatcacttgttattgttgttattgtcattttgtttttgtttttttgttttgtttgaaaacTGTCATTGTCACACAAGTACAGAAGACCCATCCCCAGGCTTTACTCATGCATCACAGTTCcagactacatttcccagaattcaAGCTGGCCAGTGAGCTCTGTCCATACCC from Sardina pilchardus chromosome 12, fSarPil1.1, whole genome shotgun sequence encodes:
- the LOC134097374 gene encoding protein SOGA3-like, with the protein product MNTATGGAADLSPTGSQAGTRHLFASSSLTRRGDGADKTAARPKSFRAASFAARLGAKTHRVPVPLRAVHHRGKAEADPAAVQPDGAETNATEPPRAASVFETEERIHHPPDSRRYLRLPCLRRSKRDWEPDGSNRVLRGRGPRNDEKEEEEEEATAGCSASPCGGNAGVCGQTELLYISKILKRRRKMQTNSTPEPAAEDSNAEPGTEQERALRDEIERLEDENEDLKCEIDEMRAEMDEMRDTFYEEDTHQLQEMRRELERANKSCRILQYRLRKAERKRARFAQSGEVDDEVLRNLEQELKVAKDVSVRLHHELEKVEEKRTKTEEENDKLRENLIALEVTKQALQSEVEKHKMPQKRRGSKEKSERRTTPTEDDDNDDLRCQLAFLNEEGELLRKRMVGVEKEREAAEQQLHQYRTLYGELPPSHPPHTPLHPKGEAAGPPSTREAELKLRLRLVEEEADALSRKIVELEVENRGLRAELSDLRGDETLGGGGAGGGGGGGMGRLQGPGLSELREQLLLLEEEAELLRRNLSEAEERNERMTAELQTLRCREAGGLGGGGGSGGGGGIGSESVQEELRAARRQVNALAGKVLQLQTEKRRLMSDPLLAASTSDLSVGSRDSPTPGEAETHPSSRQREGPVGGESDPDEVLMTGGGGSSWSQLLVDSRPSSALGRSGGGGVRQPLIGCQQMVDIRQEAERLGGTIERLISDTSSIITEAHTGASSSSSSSSSSSAAGSVVNGNLMAQDEGPAAEAGSGSGREQELLQRINGQMKGFRRDLQGFIQRLEPPRGQGRDPEETSMFQPIILLILMLVLFSSLSYATIFKLVFLFTLFFVL